A DNA window from Arachis hypogaea cultivar Tifrunner chromosome 18, arahy.Tifrunner.gnm2.J5K5, whole genome shotgun sequence contains the following coding sequences:
- the LOC112769181 gene encoding G-type lectin S-receptor-like serine/threonine-protein kinase At4g27290, which yields MEDFTIMILLCLFLMNHMVASTARDTIDSLQSISDGEKIVSADEIFVLGFFSPGTSKNRYVGIWYNKDPTKAIVWVANREKPLTGSSGVLKLNNTGILVLLDHNSSLIWSSNATRSILNPVAKLLNSGNLVVQETSNNGAKEEDFVWQSFDYPGDTVLPEQKLGINLKTGQNRYLTSWSSSDDPFPGRYTLQIDIKGYPQVFIKEGANKRFRAGSWNGVQFSGTPQVKGNPIFRYKYVSNEEEIYFMYELINNSNPHKVVLTPEGINQRSQWSTDTSTWINLARLPADDCDYYETCGAYSSCNVNNYPICSCLDGFVQDNNKKEQGLSDGCVRRTSLDCYGDGFLKYSGLKLPDTERSWYSRNISIEDCKMMCLKNCSCMAYAALDISEGASGCLMWFGNLNDIKALNPNSLEDIYLRMAATELEENKSHKSNVRKKKTIIIICALSSSVLIICLAFIVFRWKIRRKDVTSDQQEEDPQLPLFDMSTISSATNNFSTDSILGKGGFGSVYKGVLKDGKEIAVKRLLQNSSQGIQEFKNEVMHIAKLQHRNLVKLLGCCVYAEERLLVYEFMPNKSLDYFIFDEKKSMLLDWTRRFDIINGIARGLLYLHQDSRHRIVHRDLKAANILLDREMNPKISDFGLARSFGGNETKANTRHVVGTYGYLSPEYIIDGVYSTKSDVFSFGVLVLEIVSGNRNRGFIHQDHQFNLLGHAWKLFMEDKGYEIIHAPIRDTSNLSSMLRSIHVGLLCVQKSPDERPNMSYVVQMLTSESTLPLPKMPGFFLEREMVDEGSSSSNNRTCSINDVTNSIVEAR from the exons ATGGAAGACTTCACAATAATGATTCTCTTATGCTTATTTTTGATGAACCATATGGTGGCTTCCACTGCAAGGGACACTATTGATTCACTGCAATCTATCAGTGATGGTGAGAAAATAGTTTCAGCTGATGAAATCTTTGTATTGGGATTCTTCAGCCCTGGAACTTCCAAGAACCGTTATGTTGGAATCTGGTATAACAAAGATCCAACAAAGGCAATAGTGTGGGTTGCAAACAGAGAAAAACCCCTCACTGGTTCCTCAGGGGTTCTGAAGCTCAACAACACGGGAATTCTAGTCCTTCTTGATCATAACAGCAGTCTTATTTGGTCCTCCAACGCAACAAGATCCATCCTGAATCCGGTTGCAAAGCTTTTGAATTCAGGAAATCTTGTTGTGCAAGAAACAAGCAACAATGGTGCTAAGGAAGAAGATTTCGTATGGCAAAGTTTTGATTATCCAGGCGACACGGTCTTGCCTGAACAGAAGTTAGGAATAAATCTGAAAACAGGACAGAATCGATATCTAACCTCATGGAGCAGCTCGGATGATCCGTTTCCAGGTAGATATACTTTACAAATCGATATCAAGGGATATCCTCAAGTATTCATTAAAGAAGGTGCAAACAAAAGATTTCGTGCCGGATCATGGAATGGAGTTCAATTCAGTGGAACGCCACAAGTGAAAGGAAACCCAATCTTTAGATATAAATATGTTTCTAACGAGGAAGAGATATATTTTATGTATGAACTTATCAATAATTCAAACCCTCATAAAGTGGTTCTAACGCCGGAGGGAATCAACCAGAGAAGCCAGTGGAGTACGGACACATCGACTTGGATCAACTTGGCAAGGTTACCGGCTGATGATTGTGACTACTATGAAACATGTGGAGCTTATTCTAGTTGTAATGTTAACAACTATCCAATTTGTAGTTGTTTGGATGGATTTGTGCAAGATAATAATAAGAAGGAGCAAGGTTTATCAGATGGTTGTGTAAGAAGAACATCATTGGATTGTTATGGAGATGGGTTCTTGAAGTATTCAGGGCTGAAATTGCCAGATACAGAAAGATCATGGTATAGTAGAAATATCAGCATTGAAGATTGTAAGATGATGTGCTTGAAGAATTGTTCATGTATGGCTTATGCAGCTTTGGATATAAGTGAAGGCGCAAGTGGTTGTTTGATGTGGTTTGGTAATTTAAATGATATTAAAGCCCTGAATCCAAATTCTCTTGAAGATATTTACTTAAGAATGGCTGCTACAGAACTAG AGGAAAATAAATCACACAAATCAAATGTCCGAAAGAAAAAGACTATCATCATAATTTGTGCGTTATCTTCTAGTGTTCTAATCATATGCTTGGCCTTCATCGTCTTTAGATGGAAGATACGAAGGAAAG ATGTAACAAGTGACCAACAAGAGGAAGATCCACAATTGCCTTTGTTTGATATGTCCACAATTTCTTCTGCAACAAATAATTTTTCAACCGATAGCATTTTGGGAAAAGGTGGCTTTGGTTCGGTATATAAG GGTGtattaaaggatggaaaagaaataGCGGTTAAGAGACTCTTACAGAATTCAAGTCAAGGAATCCAAGAGTTCAAAAATGAAGTTATGCATATTGCCAAACTTCAGCACAGAAATTTAGTGAAACTCCTAGGATGTTGCGTTTATGCAGAAGAAAGATTGCTAGTCTATGAATTTATGCCCAACAAAAGCTTGGACTACTTCATATTTG ATGAGAAGAAGAGCATGTTACTAGATTGGACTAGGCGCTTTGACATTATCAATGGGATTGCTCGAGGTCTTCTTTATCTTCATCAAGATTCAAGACATAGAATAGTTCATAGAGATCTTAAAGCTGCTAATATTTTATTAGACCGTGAAATGAATCCAAAAATTTCAGACTTTGGACTAGCTAGAAGTTTTGGAGGGAACGAAACAAAAGCAAACACAAGACATGTTGTTGGAACTTA CGGATATTTATCACCAGAGTACATAATTGATGGAGTTTACTCAACAAAATCCGATGTATTCAGTTTTGGTGTATTGGTGTTAGAAATAGTGAGTGGAAATAGAAATAGAGGATTCATTCATCAAGATCATCAATTTAATCTTCTAGGACAT GCATGGAAACTATTTATGGAAGACAAAGGGTACGAAATAATTCATGCTCCAATAAGAGATACATCAAATTTATCTTCAATGTTAAGATCAATTCACGTGGGACTACTTTGTGTGCAAAAAAGTCCAGATGAGAGGCCAAACATGTCATATGTTGTTCAAATGTTGACTAGTGAATCCACACTACCTCTACCTAAAATGCCTGGGTTCTTTTTAGAAAGAGAAATGGTTGATGAAGGTTCTTCTTCAAGTAATAACAGAACATGCTCAATCAATGATGTCACAAATAGCATAGTGGAGGCTAGATAG